One genomic segment of Stenotrophomonas sp. 704A1 includes these proteins:
- a CDS encoding response regulator, translated as MRILLVEDDPDLSRALQSGLERQGVVADAVGTLAEAALALREPVHQLLLLDRQLPDGDGARFVATARALRPNLAVIMLTAKGTLSDKVEGLDVGADDYLVKPVAIEELMARIRAVSRRPSAMVTPRLRLGRLEFDFESLQAQVDGQPVALPRRQVLVLQALAMRQGRTVTRSALEAAVYGFDDEIQSNALDAHISKLRKALQQADAGVEIHVIRGVGYLLAEA; from the coding sequence ATGCGCATCCTCCTGGTCGAAGATGACCCCGATCTTTCGCGGGCCCTGCAATCCGGGCTCGAGCGCCAGGGCGTGGTTGCCGACGCGGTCGGTACGCTGGCCGAGGCAGCGCTGGCGCTGCGCGAGCCGGTGCACCAGCTGCTGCTGCTCGATCGCCAGCTGCCCGACGGCGATGGTGCCCGGTTCGTGGCCACGGCGCGTGCGCTGCGGCCGAACCTGGCGGTCATCATGCTCACCGCCAAGGGCACGCTGAGCGACAAGGTGGAGGGCCTGGATGTCGGCGCGGACGACTACCTGGTCAAGCCGGTGGCCATCGAGGAACTGATGGCGCGCATCCGTGCCGTGTCGCGGCGGCCGTCGGCGATGGTCACACCGCGTCTGCGGCTGGGCCGGCTGGAGTTCGATTTCGAATCGCTGCAGGCGCAGGTGGACGGGCAGCCGGTCGCGCTGCCGCGACGCCAGGTGCTGGTGCTGCAGGCGCTGGCGATGCGCCAGGGGCGCACGGTCACGCGCTCGGCACTGGAAGCGGCGGTGTACGGCTTCGACGATGAGATCCAGTCCAATGCGCTGGACGCGCACATCTCCAAGCTGCGCAAGGCCTTGCAGCAGGCCGATGCGGGCGTCGAGATCCACGTGATCCGCGGCGTCGGTTACCTGCTGGCGGAGGCCTGA
- a CDS encoding sensor histidine kinase — translation MARPIRSITLGLAWRLFLAQAFTVLFAVVALILTWGDKDTWGMDMFMAEDVANAVHSREGTLVLDEARWQKLDARAGGNLWFAAVDDRGAWLQRGTLPAIHAPLLARLPTLGASELGSLLPPYLDVARVMIRNEEGRRITVMVGGAPKGGLLDGALMVLRLIGLWFFLPLIVVTLLVMPTVIHRAMRGVRRSAQQAKELDIGQPGARLDAQLVSTEVAPLVEAFNDAIDKVQQGYAARDKFLADAAHELRVPIAVVQARLSQLPQGELKSQLLTDVARLGNVAEHLLDLQRLDRNIAALQRVDLAHVVREAAADLAPLVVGAGYGFEVDAPETPVWIQGDGLALGRVIANLVHNAIVHGGGRGTICVRLDAFGLLEVSDQGAGVPVGDREAIFEPFHRLRAAGSGSGLGLHLVKEIVQHHGGTVSVGEAVGGGASFRVNFHRGSVRRSSG, via the coding sequence ATGGCACGACCGATCCGTTCGATCACCCTCGGCCTGGCCTGGCGCCTGTTCTTGGCGCAGGCGTTCACGGTGCTGTTTGCCGTCGTCGCACTGATCCTGACCTGGGGTGACAAGGACACCTGGGGCATGGACATGTTCATGGCCGAGGACGTCGCCAATGCCGTGCACAGCCGGGAGGGAACGCTGGTGCTGGACGAAGCGCGCTGGCAGAAGCTCGATGCCCGTGCAGGCGGCAACCTGTGGTTTGCCGCCGTGGACGATCGCGGCGCCTGGCTGCAGCGCGGGACGCTGCCGGCCATCCATGCGCCCCTGCTGGCACGGCTGCCCACCCTCGGCGCCTCCGAACTGGGTTCGCTGCTGCCGCCCTACCTGGACGTGGCGCGGGTGATGATCCGCAACGAGGAAGGCCGGCGCATCACCGTGATGGTCGGTGGCGCACCCAAGGGTGGCCTGCTCGATGGCGCGTTGATGGTGCTGCGCCTGATCGGCCTGTGGTTCTTCCTGCCGCTGATCGTGGTCACCCTGCTGGTGATGCCAACGGTGATCCATCGCGCCATGCGCGGTGTGCGCCGGTCGGCGCAGCAGGCGAAGGAGCTGGACATCGGCCAGCCCGGCGCACGCCTGGATGCGCAGCTGGTGTCCACTGAAGTAGCGCCGCTGGTCGAGGCATTCAACGATGCCATCGACAAGGTGCAGCAGGGATACGCGGCGCGCGACAAGTTCCTGGCCGACGCCGCCCACGAGCTGCGGGTGCCGATCGCAGTGGTACAGGCGCGGCTGTCGCAGCTGCCGCAGGGCGAGCTGAAGTCTCAGCTGCTCACCGATGTGGCGCGGCTGGGCAACGTCGCCGAGCACCTGCTCGACCTGCAGCGGCTGGACCGCAACATCGCCGCCCTGCAGCGCGTGGACCTGGCGCACGTCGTGCGTGAAGCCGCCGCCGACCTGGCGCCGCTGGTGGTGGGTGCCGGCTACGGCTTCGAAGTGGATGCACCGGAAACGCCGGTGTGGATCCAGGGCGACGGGCTGGCGCTGGGCCGGGTGATCGCCAACCTGGTGCACAACGCGATCGTGCACGGTGGCGGACGCGGCACCATCTGCGTGCGGCTGGATGCCTTCGGCCTGCTGGAAGTCAGCGACCAGGGCGCCGGCGTGCCGGTGGGCGACCGCGAAGCGATCTTCGAACCGTTCCACCGCCTGCGTGCGGCCGGCAGCGGCAGCGGCCTCGGCCTGCACCTGGTAAAGGAAATCGTGCAGCACCACGGCGGTACCGTCAGCGTCGGTGAAGCGGTCGGCGGCGGCGCCAGCTTCCGGGTCAACTTCCATCGCGGCAGCGTGCGTCGCTCCAGCGGCTGA